One Flagellimonas sp. CMM7 genomic region harbors:
- a CDS encoding peptidylprolyl isomerase, whose translation MQEGIYAKFNTTKGEVLVKLTHDKTPGTVGNFVALAEGNMENTAKPQGKPYYDGLKFHRVIADFMIQGGCPQGTGTGDPGYKFDDEFHSELTHEGPGILSMANAGPGTNGSQFFITHVATPWLDNKHTVFGHVEEGMDIVNSIAQGDAIENLEIVRIGAEAEAWNAIEAFRVFEGAREKRIADAKAEAEAEMEKLAAGFDTTESGLRFKMIQQGSGAKAEKGKTVSVHYEGSLTNGQVFDSSYSRNQPIDFALGVGQVIPGWDEGIALLKVGDKARFVIPSNLAYGSAGAGGVIPPDATLIFDVELMNVK comes from the coding sequence ATGCAAGAAGGAATTTACGCAAAATTCAATACAACAAAGGGTGAAGTTTTAGTAAAGCTTACCCATGATAAAACACCTGGAACCGTTGGTAACTTTGTTGCCTTGGCTGAAGGGAATATGGAAAACACTGCCAAACCACAAGGGAAACCATATTATGATGGGCTTAAGTTCCATCGTGTTATTGCAGACTTTATGATTCAAGGTGGATGTCCGCAAGGAACTGGAACAGGTGATCCGGGATATAAATTCGATGATGAATTTCATTCAGAATTAACCCATGAAGGCCCTGGGATTCTATCCATGGCCAATGCGGGTCCTGGTACCAATGGGAGTCAATTTTTTATCACGCATGTTGCTACTCCTTGGTTAGACAACAAGCACACGGTTTTTGGTCATGTGGAAGAAGGGATGGATATAGTGAATAGTATTGCTCAAGGGGATGCTATTGAAAATCTTGAAATTGTTAGGATAGGAGCTGAGGCTGAGGCTTGGAACGCTATTGAAGCATTCAGGGTGTTTGAAGGTGCAAGGGAAAAAAGGATTGCTGATGCCAAAGCAGAAGCAGAAGCAGAAATGGAAAAGTTGGCTGCTGGTTTTGATACTACTGAAAGTGGACTTCGATTTAAAATGATCCAACAAGGAAGCGGGGCCAAAGCTGAAAAAGGAAAAACAGTTTCGGTACATTATGAAGGCAGTTTGACCAATGGGCAAGTATTTGATTCATCTTACAGCAGAAATCAACCTATAGACTTCGCATTGGGGGTGGGTCAAGTGATTCCAGGATGGGATGAAGGTATAGCGTTGTTAAAGGTAGGGGACAAGGCTCGTTTTGTCATTCCTTCCAATTTAGCTTACGGTAGTGCTGGTGCAGGCGGTGTTATTCCTCCAGATGCTACCTTAATTTTTGATGTAGAGTTGATGAATGTAAAATAA
- a CDS encoding peroxiredoxin translates to MATIRLGDIAPDFTAETSQGTLNFYDFLGDGWGILFSHPADFTPVCTTELGTAAKFKGEFEKRNVKMMALSVDGAASHAEWIKDINETQNTVVNFPIIADEDRKVSDLYDMIHPNADDTLTVRSVFIIGPDKKVKLILTYPASTGRNFYELLRVIDSLQLTAHHKVATPANWEHGEKVVVSPSIPTEEAKSIFTKGVEEVKPYLRLTPDPTA, encoded by the coding sequence ATGGCTACAATTAGATTAGGCGATATCGCTCCAGATTTTACCGCTGAAACGTCTCAAGGAACATTAAATTTTTATGATTTTTTAGGTGATGGTTGGGGAATTCTTTTCTCCCATCCAGCAGATTTCACCCCTGTTTGCACAACGGAATTGGGGACCGCAGCAAAATTTAAAGGAGAGTTTGAAAAACGAAATGTAAAAATGATGGCATTAAGCGTGGATGGCGCGGCGTCTCATGCGGAATGGATAAAAGATATAAATGAAACACAAAATACCGTTGTCAACTTTCCAATTATCGCAGATGAAGATAGGAAAGTATCTGATCTCTATGATATGATTCATCCAAATGCAGATGACACGCTTACCGTTCGTTCGGTTTTCATTATTGGGCCAGACAAAAAAGTGAAGTTGATTTTGACGTACCCCGCTTCAACAGGTCGTAATTTTTATGAGTTATTGCGTGTTATAGATTCATTGCAATTGACCGCTCATCATAAGGTGGCTACACCTGCAAATTGGGAGCATGGAGAAAAAGTAGTGGTGAGTCCATCAATCCCTACAGAAGAGGCCAAAAGCATATTTACCAAAGGTGTTGAGGAGGTAAAACCATACTTGCGATTAACGCCTGACCCTACTGCATAA
- a CDS encoding YfiT family bacillithiol transferase gives MEKDILEQLRYPIGTYKIPQPITEKHLKDWIAILEHLPKRLEDMVTPLSDEQLETPYRPGGWTVRQLVHHIADSHHNSYIRFKWGLTENNPVIKAYFEKEWSKLFDAKSAPIQMSLDHLKAVHAKLVYLLKGLSKEDLNRTFIHPDSNEETTLEENVGRYAWHGSHHFAHIENLIKREEW, from the coding sequence ATGGAAAAAGACATTTTAGAACAACTTAGATACCCTATTGGCACTTATAAAATTCCGCAGCCCATAACTGAAAAACACTTAAAGGATTGGATTGCGATTTTGGAACATTTACCCAAAAGATTGGAAGATATGGTAACTCCACTTTCAGATGAACAATTGGAAACTCCATATAGACCTGGGGGCTGGACTGTGAGGCAATTGGTGCACCATATAGCTGACAGCCATCATAATAGCTATATTAGATTTAAATGGGGGTTAACGGAGAACAACCCTGTGATTAAGGCATATTTTGAAAAAGAGTGGTCCAAATTGTTCGATGCAAAGTCGGCGCCTATTCAAATGTCTTTAGATCACTTAAAAGCGGTGCATGCCAAACTGGTCTATCTTTTAAAGGGGCTTTCTAAGGAGGATTTAAACCGTACATTTATTCATCCTGATAGCAATGAAGAAACTACCCTTGAAGAAAATGTAGGACGCTATGCATGGCATGGAAGTCATCATTTTGCACATATAGAAAACCTGATTAAAAGAGAAGAATGGTAA
- a CDS encoding sigma-54 dependent transcriptional regulator: MSKILVIEDESAIRRVLVKILSEESDTYEVNEAEDGLRGIEAIKKEDFDLVLCDIKMPKMDGVEVLEAARKIKPEIPFIMISGHGDLDTAVNTMRLGAFDYISKPPDLNRLLTTVRNALDRKELVVENKILKKKVSKNYKMVGESDEIGVIKDMIEKVAPTDARVLITGSNGTGKELVAHWLHEKSPRSSAPFIEVNCAAIPSELIESELFGHVKGAFTSAVKDRAGKFEAANKGTIFLDEIGDMSLSAQAKVLRALQENKISRVGTDKDIKVDVRVLAATNKDLKKEIADNKFREDLYHRLAVILIKVPSLNDRRDDIPILIDHFSGQIASEQGTAPKSFSKKAIELLKGYDWTGNVRELRNVVERLIILGGKEVSEEDVKLFASK; encoded by the coding sequence ATGTCAAAAATATTGGTAATAGAGGATGAATCTGCCATTAGAAGAGTTTTGGTAAAGATTTTAAGTGAAGAAAGTGACACTTATGAGGTTAATGAAGCAGAAGATGGTCTAAGAGGCATTGAGGCTATTAAAAAGGAAGATTTTGATTTGGTGTTATGTGATATTAAAATGCCAAAAATGGATGGTGTCGAAGTATTGGAAGCCGCTAGAAAGATAAAGCCCGAAATACCTTTTATTATGATTTCTGGTCATGGAGATTTGGATACAGCAGTAAATACGATGCGTTTAGGTGCCTTTGATTATATCTCAAAACCACCAGATTTAAACCGTTTATTGACTACGGTGCGAAACGCACTGGATCGTAAAGAATTGGTGGTAGAGAATAAAATCCTGAAAAAGAAGGTCTCCAAAAACTACAAAATGGTTGGAGAAAGTGATGAGATTGGGGTGATAAAGGATATGATTGAAAAAGTGGCCCCAACAGATGCCAGAGTTTTAATAACGGGGTCTAATGGTACGGGAAAAGAATTGGTTGCCCATTGGTTGCATGAAAAGAGTCCCCGTTCTTCAGCACCTTTTATTGAGGTAAATTGTGCTGCTATTCCTTCAGAATTAATAGAAAGCGAACTTTTTGGACATGTAAAAGGTGCGTTTACTTCAGCCGTAAAAGACAGGGCGGGAAAATTTGAGGCTGCAAATAAAGGAACTATTTTTTTGGATGAAATTGGGGATATGAGTCTTTCCGCGCAAGCCAAAGTGTTAAGGGCATTGCAGGAAAACAAAATTTCTAGGGTTGGCACGGACAAGGATATTAAAGTTGATGTGCGAGTTTTGGCAGCAACCAATAAAGATCTTAAAAAGGAAATTGCCGATAATAAGTTTAGGGAAGATTTATACCATCGATTGGCGGTAATTTTAATAAAGGTTCCTTCTTTAAATGATAGAAGAGACGATATTCCTATACTAATTGATCATTTCTCTGGTCAAATAGCATCTGAGCAAGGTACGGCACCTAAAAGTTTTTCTAAAAAAGCTATTGAACTATTAAAAGGTTACGATTGGACCGGAAACGTGCGTGAACTCAGAAATGTAGTGGAAAGACTGATTATTCTAGGGGGCAAAGAAGTCTCGGAAGAAGATGTAAAGCTTTTCGCTAGCAAATAA
- a CDS encoding cupin domain-containing protein has protein sequence MKINPKKALEKLAEQDSPFLMLFEHGTLTVEIYKPEKIDLQQPHSRDEVYVVISGTGEFMNDGERTTFAPGDFLFVPAGVEHRFENFTDDFSTWVIFYGPEGGEPE, from the coding sequence ATGAAAATCAACCCAAAAAAAGCACTTGAGAAACTGGCTGAACAAGATTCTCCATTTTTAATGTTGTTTGAACATGGAACGCTGACTGTGGAAATCTATAAGCCCGAAAAGATAGATTTACAACAACCACATTCCAGGGATGAAGTATATGTTGTAATTTCAGGAACAGGAGAATTTATGAATGATGGTGAACGTACAACCTTTGCCCCAGGTGATTTTTTATTTGTACCCGCAGGGGTAGAGCACCGATTTGAGAACTTTACCGATGACTTTTCCACTTGGGTTATTTTTTATGGTCCTGAGGGTGGTGAACCTGAATAA
- a CDS encoding M20/M25/M40 family metallo-hydrolase, giving the protein MRTTLLLALVLVSTPFFSQTDDEKQIRAIYDQALTNGKAYDWLNHLSNQIGGRLSGSVQAQQAVDYTKAQLDSLGLDRVWLQPVMVPKWVRGTPEFAYIETKPGLTTNVPICALGGSVATPDKGLKTNIVEVQGIEDLEKLGKDKIAGKIVFYNRPMEPKLISTFASYSGCVDQRYSGASEAGKYGAVGVIVRSVTLSLDDFPHTGSMSYGDTPVEDRIPAAAISTKGAELLSTTLKLNPNIKLYFKQSCKQLDDVESYNVIGEIKGSTYPNEIMVVGGHLDSWDLGDGSHDDGAGCVQSMDVLRLLKESGYKPKRTLRVVLFMNEENGLRGGNKYAEVALSKNEKHVFALESDSGGFTPRGFSFDCSEENLKQVQSWANLFKPYLIHVFVKGYSGADIGPLKNEDLVLAGLRPDSQRYFDHHHAENDTFEHVNKRELELGAATMASLVYLIDKYGTIPSTKIKG; this is encoded by the coding sequence ATGAGAACAACATTACTTTTAGCCCTAGTACTGGTCAGTACCCCCTTTTTTTCACAAACAGATGATGAGAAACAAATTAGAGCTATTTACGATCAAGCCTTGACCAATGGAAAAGCATACGATTGGTTAAATCATCTCTCCAATCAGATTGGCGGACGTCTTTCTGGTTCTGTTCAGGCACAACAGGCCGTGGACTATACAAAAGCACAATTGGATTCTTTAGGCTTGGACCGAGTATGGTTGCAGCCCGTAATGGTTCCAAAATGGGTAAGGGGCACCCCAGAATTTGCTTATATTGAAACAAAGCCAGGCCTTACAACCAATGTTCCCATTTGCGCACTTGGAGGATCTGTTGCAACTCCTGACAAAGGTTTAAAGACCAATATTGTTGAGGTTCAAGGCATAGAAGATTTAGAGAAACTGGGAAAGGATAAGATAGCGGGTAAAATAGTGTTTTACAATCGCCCAATGGAACCAAAGTTGATAAGTACATTTGCTTCATACTCTGGTTGTGTGGACCAAAGATATTCGGGTGCTTCAGAAGCCGGTAAATATGGTGCTGTCGGTGTTATTGTTCGTTCGGTGACATTAAGTTTGGATGATTTTCCGCATACGGGCTCCATGAGTTACGGAGATACACCGGTTGAGGATAGAATTCCTGCGGCTGCCATAAGCACCAAAGGAGCAGAATTACTGAGCACAACGCTCAAGTTAAATCCAAATATTAAGCTTTACTTCAAACAAAGCTGTAAACAGCTTGATGATGTTGAATCCTATAATGTTATAGGAGAGATAAAAGGTTCCACGTACCCCAATGAAATTATGGTTGTGGGCGGGCATCTAGATTCGTGGGATTTAGGAGATGGTTCTCATGACGATGGGGCAGGTTGTGTGCAAAGTATGGATGTACTTCGCCTCTTAAAAGAATCTGGCTATAAGCCCAAACGTACACTTCGTGTTGTATTGTTCATGAATGAAGAAAATGGCCTTCGTGGCGGAAACAAATATGCGGAAGTGGCGCTGAGCAAAAATGAAAAACACGTTTTTGCCTTGGAAAGCGATTCTGGTGGGTTTACCCCAAGAGGTTTTTCTTTTGATTGTTCTGAAGAAAATCTAAAACAAGTACAAAGCTGGGCAAATCTGTTCAAACCTTATTTGATCCATGTGTTTGTAAAAGGGTATAGCGGAGCGGATATTGGTCCCTTAAAAAATGAAGATTTGGTTTTGGCCGGTTTACGACCGGACTCTCAGCGATATTTTGACCATCACCATGCGGAAAATGACACTTTTGAGCATGTTAACAAGCGTGAATTGGAACTAGGAGCGGCAACAATGGCCAGTTTGGTCTATCTTATAGATAAATACGGAACTATTCCTTCAACAAAGATTAAGGGCTAA
- a CDS encoding GNAT family N-acetyltransferase yields MNIYFEPVNSSTIDTYILVGKKSYQEHYLHLWENEDSTPYISKSFTKTIVQNELFDPNIENFLVQTEHTTVGIVKLIKNKALDELSSENALLAEKIYLLRAYSGMGLGKMVLQLIESYAKDLNKDVIWLDTMKKGNPINFYLKNGFKIKRESELKLEGAKLSEKEMWVLTKQL; encoded by the coding sequence ATGAATATTTATTTTGAACCGGTCAATTCCTCAACAATTGACACTTATATTTTAGTAGGAAAAAAGTCCTATCAAGAGCATTACCTGCACTTATGGGAAAATGAAGATTCAACTCCATACATTTCAAAGAGCTTCACTAAAACGATAGTTCAGAATGAATTGTTTGACCCAAATATTGAAAACTTCTTAGTGCAAACTGAACATACCACAGTAGGCATTGTAAAATTGATCAAGAACAAGGCACTGGACGAGCTTTCAAGTGAAAATGCACTACTAGCTGAAAAAATCTATCTTCTACGAGCCTATTCGGGTATGGGCCTTGGAAAAATGGTTTTACAACTAATAGAAAGCTACGCCAAAGACCTAAACAAGGATGTTATTTGGTTAGACACCATGAAAAAGGGAAACCCTATCAATTTTTACTTGAAAAACGGGTTCAAAATCAAAAGAGAAAGTGAACTAAAACTGGAGGGAGCAAAACTTTCAGAAAAAGAAATGTGGGTATTGACCAAACAGCTTTAA
- a CDS encoding cold-shock protein codes for MSKGTVKFFNDSKGYGFITEEGSNTDHFVHVSGLIDEIREGDAVEFELQQGKKGLNAVNVQVID; via the coding sequence ATGAGTAAAGGAACAGTAAAATTCTTCAACGATTCAAAAGGCTACGGCTTTATTACAGAAGAAGGTTCAAACACAGATCACTTCGTACACGTTTCAGGCCTAATTGATGAGATTAGAGAAGGTGACGCAGTAGAATTCGAACTACAGCAAGGTAAAAAAGGATTGAACGCCGTAAACGTACAAGTTATAGATTAA
- a CDS encoding PPK2 family polyphosphate kinase, with product MEKLDITAYQAKNTLKLSEINTFEDFNDSDKELKKRLEDVRKELGKFQDTLYAHGKYGILVCLQGMDTSGKDSLIREVFKDFNARGVVVHSFKVPTELELKHDYLWRHYIALPARGKFSVFNRTHYENVLVTKVHPEYIMGENIPGIESVSDIDDEFWENRYRQINDFERHISENGTLIFKFFLHLSKEEQRQRLLRRLRLKEKNWKFSAGDLKERKLWDEYQTCYEKAINETSKPHAPWYIVPADNKKAARVIVASILLKALKKHKDVAEPELDEKIKANLESFKQQLEKEAE from the coding sequence ATGGAAAAACTCGACATTACTGCATATCAAGCAAAAAATACCTTAAAACTTTCCGAAATAAACACTTTTGAAGACTTTAACGACTCAGATAAGGAACTTAAAAAACGGCTAGAAGATGTTCGAAAAGAATTAGGTAAATTTCAAGATACGTTATATGCCCATGGCAAATACGGGATTCTCGTTTGCCTACAGGGAATGGATACTTCAGGTAAGGATAGTCTTATAAGAGAGGTTTTCAAAGACTTTAATGCAAGAGGCGTGGTGGTTCACAGTTTTAAAGTCCCTACAGAATTGGAATTAAAGCATGATTACTTGTGGCGACATTATATTGCGTTACCAGCACGAGGTAAATTCAGTGTTTTTAATAGAACCCATTATGAAAATGTGTTGGTAACGAAGGTCCATCCGGAGTATATTATGGGCGAGAATATTCCAGGTATTGAGTCTGTGTCTGATATAGATGATGAGTTTTGGGAAAACAGATATCGACAAATAAATGATTTTGAAAGGCATATTTCTGAAAATGGAACGTTAATATTCAAATTTTTTCTTCATCTATCAAAAGAAGAGCAAAGACAACGTTTGTTAAGAAGGTTGCGATTGAAGGAAAAGAACTGGAAATTTTCGGCCGGCGACCTTAAGGAACGAAAGTTATGGGATGAATACCAGACGTGTTATGAAAAAGCTATAAATGAAACCTCAAAGCCTCATGCACCATGGTACATTGTTCCTGCTGATAATAAGAAAGCTGCCCGGGTAATTGTGGCATCCATTTTACTGAAAGCGTTAAAAAAGCATAAAGATGTAGCGGAACCTGAGTTGGACGAAAAAATAAAAGCTAATTTAGAAAGCTTTAAGCAACAACTGGAAAAAGAAGCCGAATGA